In Prinia subflava isolate CZ2003 ecotype Zambia chromosome 1, Cam_Psub_1.2, whole genome shotgun sequence, the DNA window GAGTTCTTCACATGGGTTCATAACATGCTTGGCTTTACTATTAGCCACTGCTATGGATGGGCTGCAGCAGTGTAGCACAGTGTGTAAAGCAAGGTACAGGTATCAGCCATTaattatgtttcattttctttccacagTTAAGTTGATTTTACAGAATTTATCAGGTCTCCAAAGCAGAAACAGGTAAGCTGCCAAAAGCTTAACACGTCTCACTGAATATTGTGACAAGATCATacacagctttttttcctcacagactGGTGGCTGGCAACTAGGATATGCTTGTGGCCGCTGCAGTTAATATTCTGACTACGCCAAAGAGACAACATTTTTGAATGCTGAGAAAACATACATTATTGAACAGAGCTGATCACTGGGTAGAGCAGCTTGTCAAAGCAGTAAAGTCATCACTGTTGTGAATTACTTCATTTTCCAGTGACATAGTTATTCTTTATCCTTTTATCAACTAGTGTCCTGTTCAAAAgtaaactggatttttttgttccttaGGAGTGGGCAGAGATCTCTGGCATATAGTAACTATGCCATGAAAGACTTGAGGTGTGCTTTCGGTATTGTGGATGGTGAGGAGTGACTTAGGTGGATTTTGTTGCCCTTAGGGTAGGGAATATTGATagatatgtgtgtgtgtgccagtggAGTAGCTAATTGTTCTGACTAATCAACATTCAGGGAATTGTGTTTTATTCTTGTTCTCGTGaacttgtgggttttttgataCCTTCTCTCTTGATGAGACAAGGGCATTCATTAAAAAGGCGCTAGCTTCTTAAGTGATAAGAAACTGTAATAGCTCAGTACTAAAGACGTCCTATCATGTGTACCTTTTTGTCTGCAGGTGATTTTTGCTGTGGGTTGAGCTCAGCATGGCTGTAGTCATCCGTTTACAGGGGCTCCCTGTTGTTGCGGGTCCTCCAGATATTCGTCGTTTCTTCTTGGGATTGAATATTCCTGATGGAGGTGTGCATATTATTGGAGGAGAGATTGGGGAGGCTTTTATTATATTTGCAACAGATGAAGATGCACGGCGTGCCATGAGCTGTTCGGGAGGGTTTATCAAGGACTCGCGCATAGAGCTCTTTCtcagcagcaaggcagagatGCAGAGTACCATAGAAATGAGCCGAAAACGATTTGACCGTGGGGGACGAGAAGGTATGTCTGGCTCTAGAAGAACAGGTACTAATGGTTCTAGCGCGTCAGGTGTTGGAGATATACCACATTTAGTTACGGCTTCTCCAAAAGGAATAAGAAAGCCTAGTTACGGGCCACCAAATCGCCTGGAGGCTGGTTTCCATACCAACGGCACGAGATACGGTGATATGGGTATACCTAAGTCAAACTATCAGTTAAGAAAGGATCCTCACCCGTTTAACCCAGATGATCGTTACTTATTCCTACGTGGTATACCTTACTCTGCAACAGAAGTTGAAGTACGTGGTTTCCTATCGGGGATACGTGTGGATGAAGTGATTCTGATAAAGCACCGCAATGGTTTAAACAATGGTGACTGCTTGGTAAAATGTGCTACCCCTGGTGATGCCTTAGAAGGACTTAAACGTCATCGGCAATACATGGGTCAGAGGTTTATAGAAATTAGTCCAACTACAGAGGAACGGTGGATCGAATGTGGTGGGAGGATAGACGTGCCAGATGAAATGGATCACTTTTTGTGTGAAGACCATTCTCCAAGAAGTTCAGGCTACATGCATTCAAGGAAACATTCTCGTTCACGATCACCACGGAGACAAAGAACGCATTCTCGTTCATCTCCCAGTCAGGAATATTACATACACTTAAGAAATCTATCTTTCAATGTGGAGAAGAGAGAtttgagagatttttttcctgatctgGATATACACAGCAAACAGATCAAGATTCTAACAGATAAGCATCAGAAAAGGACTAGAGATGCCTTTGTGGTGCTAAGGAATGAGAGAGAATATCAGGCTGCTTTGGAATGTCATAGAAAGGTTCTTCTCAATCGACCTGTGTACATTTTTCCAATTTCAAGAAAGTCAATGTTGAAAATAATTGACTCTTGTGAGAGGAAAAGATCACTGGACAGAGATCATCTTGGACAGGCCATATCGGAAAAAAGTTACCGGGAAGGTCATTCTAGCCCTAAAACTTGTGTTTATGTAAGGAATTTTCCATTTGATGTGTCAAAAATTGAAGTGCGAAAGTTCTTTGCAAGATTTGATATTGACGAAGATGATATTTACTTGCTCTATGATGAAAAAGGAGTTGGACTGGGAGAAGCACTAGTGAAGTTTAAATCTGAAGAACAAGCtatgaaagcagaaaatttaaatCGCCAAACATTTTTGGGAACAGAAGTTTTAATAAGACTTATATCTCAAGATCAGATGGAGAAGTTTGGTGTAGCTGCACCATTATCTGCACCAAATCAAATGCACAGTCATTCACATCTGTATGACAGAAGTGACCTCTCCCGTCCAGTTGGTTCACCATCTGGGCCACCACAAGGGCCGCCCATGCATTCATTTGGTCCCCCTGGGAATTTCAGGCATCATTCTGAATTTAGACATCCCCCTGAGGACTTCATGTGCCCTCCTAAGGATTTTAGGGGTCCACCACCCCTCATGGATTttggtggtgacagtgaacCTTTTG includes these proteins:
- the RBM12B gene encoding RNA-binding protein 12B; translated protein: MAVVIRLQGLPVVAGPPDIRRFFLGLNIPDGGVHIIGGEIGEAFIIFATDEDARRAMSCSGGFIKDSRIELFLSSKAEMQSTIEMSRKRFDRGGREGMSGSRRTGTNGSSASGVGDIPHLVTASPKGIRKPSYGPPNRLEAGFHTNGTRYGDMGIPKSNYQLRKDPHPFNPDDRYLFLRGIPYSATEVEVRGFLSGIRVDEVILIKHRNGLNNGDCLVKCATPGDALEGLKRHRQYMGQRFIEISPTTEERWIECGGRIDVPDEMDHFLCEDHSPRSSGYMHSRKHSRSRSPRRQRTHSRSSPSQEYYIHLRNLSFNVEKRDLRDFFPDLDIHSKQIKILTDKHQKRTRDAFVVLRNEREYQAALECHRKVLLNRPVYIFPISRKSMLKIIDSCERKRSLDRDHLGQAISEKSYREGHSSPKTCVYVRNFPFDVSKIEVRKFFARFDIDEDDIYLLYDEKGVGLGEALVKFKSEEQAMKAENLNRQTFLGTEVLIRLISQDQMEKFGVAAPLSAPNQMHSHSHLYDRSDLSRPVGSPSGPPQGPPMHSFGPPGNFRHHSEFRHPPEDFMCPPKDFRGPPPLMDFGGDSEPFGRMEFGNNKMGNFPEGRFMPEPNFSGGSERVVPVLLKNLPFKATPNEILDFFYGYRVIPESVSVQYNEHGLPSGDAIVAMTNYEEAVAAINELNDRPIGPRKVKLSLL